CGAGGAAGTCGGCATCCTTGTCGCGGTCCGGCTGCTCCACGGTGAAGAGGTTGTCGTAGAGCCGCACCTCCATGGGCACGCCGTGCTCGGCGCTGACCCAGTGAATCACGCCCTTGACCTTGCGACCCTCGGGGTTCTTGCCCAGGGTATCGAAGTCCACGGAGCAGTGGAGCGCCTCGATCTCGCCGTTGGCGTCCTTGACCACCTCATCGCAGCGAATCACATAGCTGTTGCGCAGGCGCACCTCCTGGCCCGGCGCCAGGCGGAAGAACTTCTTGGGCGGCTCCTCCATGAAGTCGTCCTGATCGATATAGAGCTCCCGGGTGAACGGCAGCTTGCGCAGGCCGAGATCGTCCCGGGCCGGGTGGCCGGGCACCTCATAGACCTCCTCATGCCCCTCCGGCACGTTGGTCAGCACCACCTTCAGCGGCTTGAGCACCGCCATGGCCCGGGGCGCGTTGTCCTCGAGGTCGGCGCGGATGGCGTGGTAGAGCATGGCGATGTCCACCAGGCCGCCGTCGGCGCGGGTCACGCCGATCATGTCGCAGAACCTGCGGATCGAGGCCGGCGTGTAGCCGCGACGGCGCATCCCGGAGATGGTCGGCAGGCGCGGATCGTCCCAGCCGTCGACGATGCCCTCGTCCACCAGCAGCTTGAGCTTGCGCTTGGAGGTCAGGGTGTAGTTGAGGTTGAGCCGGGCGAACTCGATCTGGCGGGGCCTCGCCGGCACCGGCAGGTTCTCCAGGAACCACTCGTAGAGCGGGCGATGGTCCTCGAACTCCAGGGTGCAGATGGAGTGGGTGATCCCCTCGATGGCGTCCGACTGGCCGTGGGTGAAGTCGTAGGAGGGGTAGATCTTCCACTTGTCGCCGGTCTGGTGATGATGGGCGTGGCGAATGCGGTAGAGGATCGGGTCGCGCAGGTTGATGTTGGGCGAGGCCATGTCGATCTTCGCCCGCAGCACCTTCTCGCCCTCGGCGAACTCGCCGACGCGCATGCGCTCGAGCAGGTCGAGGTTCTCCTCCGCGCTGCGCTCGCGGTAGGGGCTCGGCCGGCCCGGCTCGGTGAGGGTGCCGCGGTACTCGCGGATCTCGCGGATCTCGTCGGCCGAGAGGTCGTCCACGTAGGCCTTGCCCTCGCGGATCAGGTGCTGGGCCCAGGCATAGAGCTGATCGAAGTAGTCCGAGGCGAAGCGCACCGCCCCGGCCCACTCGAAGCCCAGCCAGCTGACGTCCTCCTGGATGGCGTCGATGTAGGCCTGCTCTTCCTTGGCCGGGTTGGTGTCATCGAAGCGCAGGTGACAGTCACCACCGAACTGCTCGGCGAGGCCGAAGTTGAGACAGATCGACTTGGCGTGGCCGATATGCAGGAAGCCGTTGGGCTCCGGCGGGAAGCGGGTCACGATCTTGCCGGTGCGACCGGCCTCGATCTCGTCGCGAATCTGGTTGCGAATGAAATTCGGCGCGCTGGTGGTGTCGGTGGTCATGGTTGGGAAAACAACCTCTGGTTAGGGTGCGGTCTGGAGCCTTGCCGATGGCCTCCACTGCTCGGGGCTATTCCGGCGACAAGCGTTCGAGGAGGCGCTGTGAACCCATCCCTGGGCGCTACCGATGCCATCCCTGGCATAGGACCTCCTCTTCCGCTTATCCCCGGCGCCCTCGCCGCTGGGTCAAGCCGCTGACATGAGACGCTCGGGCTTGTTTCGCGCAGCGAGGCAAAACCGGTATTATAGCGCCACGTCCATGGGCAACGCCAAGGCGAGGCCCCTTTACCGCACAGGAACTTACGCATGATCACTCTGCAGACTACCTACGGCGACATCGGCATCGAGCTGGACCACGAGAAGGCGCCGAAGACCGCTGCCAACTTCGAGCAGTACGTGCGCGATGGCTTCTATGACGGCACCCTCTTTCACCGCGTGATCGACGGCTTCATGGTCCAGGGCGGCGGCTTCGACGAGGACTTCAACCAGAAGCCCACTCGCGATCCCATCGAGAACGAGGCCGACAACGGCCTGCAGAACGAGGCCGCCACCCTCGCCATGGCACGCACCCAGGACCCGCACTCCGCCACCGCACAGTTCTTCATCAACGTGGCCGACAATGCCTTCCTGAACCACAGCGGCAAGTCCATCCAGGGCTGGGGCTACTGCGTGTTCGGTCGCGTGGTCGAGGGCATGGACGTGGTCGAGAAGATCAAGGGCGTGGCCACCACCCGCCGCGGCATGCACGCCGACGTGCCCGCCGAGGACGTGGTGATCCAGAAGGCCTTCGTCAAGGACGCCTGATTCCACCGCCCTGCCCCGGCCGACGCCCGCCCCGCGCGGGCGTCTTGCCCTCTGCCCGCCAGCCCAGGACCCCGCTGCCATGACCACCCTGCTGATTTCCGACCTGCACCTGCACCCCGGCGCCCCCGAGGTCACCGAAGGCTTCCTGCACTGGCTTCAGACGCGCGCCTGCGGCTGTGACGCGCTCTACATCCTGGGCGACTTCTTCGAGGCGTGGATCGGCGACGACCTGCTCGACCTGGCCGGCCAGGATCCCAGCGGCAACGCCGACCTGGCCCTGCGCGTCGCCCGGGCGCTGCGGCGCCTGGCCGACGACGGCACCGAGCTCTACCTGATGCACGGCAACCGCGACTTCCTGCTCGGGGAGCGCTTCGCCGAAGCGGCCGGCGCTACCCTGCTCCCCGACCCCAGCGTGGTGATGCTCGGCGGCCAGCGGATCCTGCTGATGCATGGCGACAGCCTCTGCACCCTGGACGCCGAGTACCAGGCATTCCGCGCCCAGGCTCGCAACCCGCTATGGCAGGCCCAGGTGCTCTCCATGCCCCTGGCGCAGCGCATCGCCCTGGCGAAACAGCTGCGCGAGCAGTCCGGGGAGGCCAACTCCAACAAGGCCGAGGACATCATGGACGTGACGCCGGAGGAGGTGGTCAGGGTGATGGACGAGCACGCGGTGGCCACCCTGATTCACGGCCACACCCACCGCCCCGCGGTGCACGACCTGAGCATCGACGGCCAGGCCGCGACGCGCCTCGTGCTGGGCGACTGGCAGCCCGACCAGGGGTGGGAGATCGTCATCGAGGAGGGGCAGGCCCCCAGGCTTGAGCACTTCGCCCTAGGCGGGTGACGCCGCGCCCAGCCGGCAGGCCTCGAGGCGCGCCTCCAGCGCTTCGGCGTCGGGCAGGCTCCCCGCTGTGCCGATGACCTCGAGGCGCGAGTCGCGCCGCCAGGCGCTGGCGGTGAGGCTGACCGCCCCCTCGGCGCGGTTGTAGAGCCGCCAGCCGGCGTCACAGTGGAACACCCCCTTGACCCGCAGGGTGGCCGGCAGCTCCCCCAGCACCATGGCCAACCGGTCGAGCTCGAACCGGTCGTCGGGGTGCCAGCGCCACCCCAGGGTGGCATGCCCCAGCGCCTCGCCCGCCTCCCGATGCGGCCGCCCCGGCGCGGGCAGCGGCGCCGCGAACGCCTCCAGCACCACGCCCTGCGAGCCGAGCGCGCCGCCCGCCGCGTCGCGAAGCCGCCGGTGGGTCTCGCTGTCGGGCGCCGCGAGCGGCGAGGCGGGCGCTTCGGCCTTGAGCAGTCGCGCCAGCGGCAGGCGGCCGAGGGGCGCCTCCACGATCCAGCGCTTGGCGGGCCACAGCTCGGCGAGCCACGCCTTCGCCCTCGCCACCTGCTCGGGGCTTGCCAGGTCGACCATGGTCAGCGCCACCCCATCGGCCAGGGTCAGCTGGTCGCGGAAGGTCTCGTGCTCGAGGGCACGCGGGTCATCCAGGCGGCGGGGGTCCAAGACGGCGACCATCTCCCCCAGCGCCAGCACCCCCTCGAACGCCTCTCCCCTCAGCACCTCCAGCAGCCCCGCGGGATGGCCGAGCCCGGAGGGCTCGATGATCAGCCGGTCCGGGCGATGGCGATGCAGCAGGTTGACCAGGGTCGCCTGCATCACGAAGGCCAGCTGGCAGCAGAGGCAGCCACCCGGCAGTCCCTTCACCACCAGGTCGTCGCGCTCCTCGAACATGGTCTGGTCGATGCCCACCTGGCCGAACTCGTTGACCAGCACCGCCCAGCGCTCATCCGCGGGTTTCTGCTCGATCAGCCGATGGATCAGGGTGCTCTTGCCGCTGCCCAGGAAACCGGTGATCAGGTGCACGGGGATATTGGCCAGGGGCGCAGGCATGGGGAGTCCTCGGACGAAGAAAGTGTTACATCATAACATGTCGATCACGAGCCTGAGGGACCAGATTCAGGCCAGGGCCAGCGACGCGGGGATCAGCAACGACAGGGCCCCCATGAAAAAGGAGCAAGCCAAGGGGTTGCCTTGAAGCTTGCTCCTTTTCGCTGGCCTAGCGGCTGGCCGAGGACCCTAGCGGCGGATCTCCGCCCTGTCGCGCAGGTCATCCAGCAGGCCCTGGATGGCGGCCTGGGCGCGCAGCCGCTCGGCCATGCTGGCCACGAACTGCTCGACCTGGGCATCCAGCTCGCCCTCCTCGACCCGCTCCAGGGCGATCAACACCACCCGGTCACCGTCGGCGGCACGGCCATAGACCGGGGCATCGCCCTCGGGGGCCGGGAGGCGGAACACCGCATCCACCAGCGCGCGGGAGAGGCCCTGGGTCTCCTGGCGGCCCACGCCATCGACCCGCTGCCAGTCGAGGCCCTGCTCGTCGCCGTCGCGCAGCGCCGCGAGGCGCTCCTCGCCCAGCGCCATCAGCGCATCGCGGCGCAGGTTGGCGGCCACGCTGGCCTCGACCTGGTCACGCACCTCTTCCAGGGGCAGGGTGGTGGCCTCGCGATGCTCCGCCACGCGCACCACCAGGCGGCGGTCGTTATCCAGCTCGATCACCTCGCTGTTGAAGCGCTCCTCCAGCACGTCGGGGCTGAAGGCCTCGCTCATCACGCCGGGCTCGGAGAGCACGCCCTCGGCGCCGTCGCGGGAGACCCAGTCGCTCTCCTGGAGGGCGAGGCCGAGGTCGTCGGCGACGCTCTGCAGGTCGTCGGCGGCGAAGCTCTCGTCGATCAGGCGCTGGACACGCTCGTTGAACTCGCCGGAGACCCGGGAGAGCGCGACCTCGCGACGAAGCTCGTCGCGCAGCTCCTCGAAGGACTGTCGCTCGAGGCCGGTCACGGTCAGCAGATGCAGGCCGTTGTCGGTCTCGACGATATCGGAGACCTCACCCTCGTCGAGGCTGAAGGCCGCCTCGTCGAAGCTGTCGCCGAAGAAGCCGCGGCTGATCACGCCCAGATCGCCACCCTGCTCCGCCGTGACGGTGTCGTCAGAGACCTCAAGGGCCAGATCGGCGAAGGCTTCGCCCTCGGCCAGGCGCTCGCGCACCGCTTGAAGCTCGGCACGCGCCTCGTCGCGACTGCGCTCGCCGCCGACGGTCAGCATGATATGGGCGATGCGGCGATCGGCGTCGGCGGTGCGCTCCTGCCAGGCATCACGCAGCTCGGACTCCTCCACGTCGACCGCCTCGGCCATCTCCTGGCGGTCGATGAGCACGTACTCCAGGCGCACCTGCTCGGGGCGGCGGTAGTTGTCGGCGTTGGCGGCGTAGTACTCTTCCAGGGCGGCCTGGGTCACCTCCACGTCGTCCTCCACCTGCTCGGCGGACAGCGCTGCATAGCGGAAGCTGCGGGTCTGGCGCTGCAGGGTCGCCAGGGTCTCCTGCTCGCTTGGCAGGGTGAAGTCGCTGAAGGCCAGGCCCTGCTGCAGCTGCTGGCGCTTCATGTCCACGCGCAGCTCCTCGCGGAAGGCCACCGGGGTATAGCCGGCGCTGGCCAGGCGGTTGCGGAACAGCTCGCTGTCGAAGCGGCCCTCCTGATCCTGGAACTCCGGCAGCGACACGATGATCTGGTCGAGCTGCTCCTCGGAGAGGTGCAGGCCGCCCTCCTCGGCATACTGGGTCAGCAGGCGGTCGGTGATCAGCTGGTCGAGCATCTGGGCGCGCAGGGCGCGCTCCTGCTCGGGAGGCACCTGACCGCTGCGGATCGCCCGCTGGACCTCGAGCTCCAGCTGCTGGCGAGTGATCGGCTCACCGTTGACCTTGGCGATCTCGTCGCCTCCGCCGCCGAACAGGCCCACCAGGGACTCGACGCCGAACAGGGCCATGGTCACGACCACGGCCCCGACGATGATCTTGGCGCCCCAGCTTCGGGAGCGGTCACGAATACTTTGCAGCATGCAGGCCTCGGCAACGTATTGTGTGGAAAGTGCGGACTTTAAACCAAGACAGGCGCACCGCCGTGGGCGATGCGCCTGTAGGAGAGTCAACCATCAGCGGCGCGGCGGGCGGGACGCCTCAGTTGACGGAATCCTTGAGCGCCTTGCCGGCCTTGAAGCTCGGCACCTTGGCGGCGCTGATCTCGATCGGCTGGCCGGTCTGGGGGTTGCGGCCGGTACGCGCGGCGCGCTCCTTGACCTGGAAGGTGCCGAAGCCCACCAGGGAGACGCTGTCGCCCTTCTTCAGGCTATCGGTCACGGTCTCGACCATGGCGTCCAGGGCCCGGGCAGCGGCTGCCTTGGGAATGTCGGCAGACGCGGCAATGGCTTCGATCAGCTCGGACTTGTTCACACTTCACCCCTTGATTTTTCGGAATTTGGCTCTAATCGGCGCAACAACTCAACCGGAAGGTCACGATCACGGCATGGCGCATTTTATAGCAATGCGATGAAAGGACTGTCAAGCATACTACCGCGCCGGACCCCACCATATCAGGCTTTTCGACGAAACATGGTGGGGAAATTATTGTCAATGCGTGCTGATCATCGACGGGGATGAGGCGGCATCCTCGGATCGAGATTCCTCTCCGGAAGCCTCCGGCCTTTTGGCCAGCGCAA
The Halomonas alkalicola DNA segment above includes these coding regions:
- a CDS encoding UDP-2,3-diacylglucosamine diphosphatase — translated: MTTLLISDLHLHPGAPEVTEGFLHWLQTRACGCDALYILGDFFEAWIGDDLLDLAGQDPSGNADLALRVARALRRLADDGTELYLMHGNRDFLLGERFAEAAGATLLPDPSVVMLGGQRILLMHGDSLCTLDAEYQAFRAQARNPLWQAQVLSMPLAQRIALAKQLREQSGEANSNKAEDIMDVTPEEVVRVMDEHAVATLIHGHTHRPAVHDLSIDGQAATRLVLGDWQPDQGWEIVIEEGQAPRLEHFALGG
- a CDS encoding peptidylprolyl isomerase; the encoded protein is MITLQTTYGDIGIELDHEKAPKTAANFEQYVRDGFYDGTLFHRVIDGFMVQGGGFDEDFNQKPTRDPIENEADNGLQNEAATLAMARTQDPHSATAQFFINVADNAFLNHSGKSIQGWGYCVFGRVVEGMDVVEKIKGVATTRRGMHADVPAEDVVIQKAFVKDA
- a CDS encoding CobW family GTP-binding protein, with amino-acid sequence MPAPLANIPVHLITGFLGSGKSTLIHRLIEQKPADERWAVLVNEFGQVGIDQTMFEERDDLVVKGLPGGCLCCQLAFVMQATLVNLLHRHRPDRLIIEPSGLGHPAGLLEVLRGEAFEGVLALGEMVAVLDPRRLDDPRALEHETFRDQLTLADGVALTMVDLASPEQVARAKAWLAELWPAKRWIVEAPLGRLPLARLLKAEAPASPLAAPDSETHRRLRDAAGGALGSQGVVLEAFAAPLPAPGRPHREAGEALGHATLGWRWHPDDRFELDRLAMVLGELPATLRVKGVFHCDAGWRLYNRAEGAVSLTASAWRRDSRLEVIGTAGSLPDAEALEARLEACRLGAASPA
- a CDS encoding SurA N-terminal domain-containing protein, with the translated sequence MLQSIRDRSRSWGAKIIVGAVVVTMALFGVESLVGLFGGGGDEIAKVNGEPITRQQLELEVQRAIRSGQVPPEQERALRAQMLDQLITDRLLTQYAEEGGLHLSEEQLDQIIVSLPEFQDQEGRFDSELFRNRLASAGYTPVAFREELRVDMKRQQLQQGLAFSDFTLPSEQETLATLQRQTRSFRYAALSAEQVEDDVEVTQAALEEYYAANADNYRRPEQVRLEYVLIDRQEMAEAVDVEESELRDAWQERTADADRRIAHIMLTVGGERSRDEARAELQAVRERLAEGEAFADLALEVSDDTVTAEQGGDLGVISRGFFGDSFDEAAFSLDEGEVSDIVETDNGLHLLTVTGLERQSFEELRDELRREVALSRVSGEFNERVQRLIDESFAADDLQSVADDLGLALQESDWVSRDGAEGVLSEPGVMSEAFSPDVLEERFNSEVIELDNDRRLVVRVAEHREATTLPLEEVRDQVEASVAANLRRDALMALGEERLAALRDGDEQGLDWQRVDGVGRQETQGLSRALVDAVFRLPAPEGDAPVYGRAADGDRVVLIALERVEEGELDAQVEQFVASMAERLRAQAAIQGLLDDLRDRAEIRR
- a CDS encoding HU family DNA-binding protein is translated as MNKSELIEAIAASADIPKAAAARALDAMVETVTDSLKKGDSVSLVGFGTFQVKERAARTGRNPQTGQPIEISAAKVPSFKAGKALKDSVN
- a CDS encoding glutamine--tRNA ligase/YqeY domain fusion protein; this translates as MTTDTTSAPNFIRNQIRDEIEAGRTGKIVTRFPPEPNGFLHIGHAKSICLNFGLAEQFGGDCHLRFDDTNPAKEEQAYIDAIQEDVSWLGFEWAGAVRFASDYFDQLYAWAQHLIREGKAYVDDLSADEIREIREYRGTLTEPGRPSPYRERSAEENLDLLERMRVGEFAEGEKVLRAKIDMASPNINLRDPILYRIRHAHHHQTGDKWKIYPSYDFTHGQSDAIEGITHSICTLEFEDHRPLYEWFLENLPVPARPRQIEFARLNLNYTLTSKRKLKLLVDEGIVDGWDDPRLPTISGMRRRGYTPASIRRFCDMIGVTRADGGLVDIAMLYHAIRADLEDNAPRAMAVLKPLKVVLTNVPEGHEEVYEVPGHPARDDLGLRKLPFTRELYIDQDDFMEEPPKKFFRLAPGQEVRLRNSYVIRCDEVVKDANGEIEALHCSVDFDTLGKNPEGRKVKGVIHWVSAEHGVPMEVRLYDNLFTVEQPDRDKDADFLDHLNPESLVVCQAIGEPSLAEAAAESRFQFERVGYFCADRHACRDGKLVFNRTVGLKDSWAKVMKKDAQTKG